CTATGTTTTGACGATTTTGAGTATCGACATAGCTGAAACcgaggctacagtaccccgcgtggtgagacccaaattttcaaaaatggcgGAACAtaggcatgatgggggtcatttgaaagctcccGGTGAGCTGAgtacaacaaaaatatatttaaggttcaaaaataaaagttaaaaaaaaaaaatcgaaaaaaaaattttttccaaaaaaaaatattaaaaaatctttttcaaaaaaatgtgttctgGAACTGTTcaaaaccaatattttttgaaaattcacaatttttatgtttcgGAAACTAAATTTGAGCCCTCTAACTACCATATTAACTATTTTagaagagtttcaaaaaaaatttcagtcaaatttctCTAATCCTCTTATCACTCactccaattttaaattgatgcgattattattattttaatcaCATCGGAATGATAAGAAAcccctaattttcaaaaaaaaatttcatttccccCCAGAAATGCGGAAAATATTGCtgttttttgctattttcggtgagattttttgtcattttcaaattttttgtttttttttggtaaaaaaatgcacaaagaGCTTTAGGATTTTCACTTGGAAGCTCTCAACTCTGCATTTCAAAGACTTTGACATTTTGCCAATACGGgttcaatcaaaatttaaacatcaCCAGCGCCACCGCTGATTGGACCAACCCGGGAACACTGAGCTTCATCATTCGGAGCTATTACTTGCAGGTGGAagataatattgatttttcagagtgATTTTTGAGTCCCCAAGCCTATTAGCTTTTgaatgacccccatcatgcctaggtccggcaattttgaaaatttgggtctcgccacgcggggtactgtagctataGTTTCAGCTGTGTTGGAGCTCGAAATCGTTGGAAGCTAGGCATGATGGGAGTTATTTCaaagctctcggtgagctaaaaacattgaaattaaataaaaaatcgtaaaattagttttgaagaaaatttttaattttattaaaatttcaaaaaaaaaaaataattgttttgcattttctctgaaaattgtcaacaaGTTCATATTCCTTACACTctcagcttcaaaatgacccccatcatgcctGGTTTCcggtgattttgaaaatttgggtctcgccacgcggggtactgtagcaccagtttcagctgtgtcggaACTCAAAATCATCGGAAcctaggcatgatgggggtcattttgaagcacTCAGGGAGCTGGAAACAATGAAGATGAGGgaagcctgaaaaaaatattaattgaaaaaaaaattggagaaaaaacatttgaaattttttgaaaaatcgaaaaatctgaaaattccaaaaataaaaagtgttcTCTTAAAATTGTTCACAAATTTGCATTTGTCACAGTTTTAGCTTCAAAATTACCCCCATCATGCTTAGGTTCTGgtgttttcgaaattttgggtctcgccacgcgggttactgtagcaccagCTTCAGCTGTGTCGAAACTCAAAATCATCGGAAcctaggcatgatgggggtcattttgaagctctcaacaagcccaattcaattttcagggtATCGATGGCCTGCTCTCAGTCTGCAACGCCCGTCAGCAGTTTGACCAGTGTCTCGGAGACCAGTACGATGCCTGCATGTCCCGCCTGAACTTCATTACCGACGGAGAATCGCCGGCCGACGCGACCGCCTATGTTTCTCTGTTCAAAACTATGGAATTCGATTGTGACGGGGGATTTATTCGTGAGCTCCGCGGGTGCTCAGAGAGCTCAAAGTTAAAGTAAAAACTTTCAGAGTCCTCTCGGAACTGGGGATGTATCGCAGCAGTCCTTCAGACCCATGATCAACAGCTCAACGATTGTCGGAAGCAGTATGACGCGGAAATTTTGAAGGTAACTAGTCAAagccaaaattccaaaagttgaaaattttgcgtgaaaactcttttttccgaatttttcagaagttttcaaagaCTTAcacataaaaattcgaattccccatTTAATTTCACCCCCAACGGACCTTTTTCAGGGCTTCTAactctatttttgaatttctaggggtacggtagccccaaaagtacgcaaacactgagGCTTGCGTACTCGGCACCGAACTTTACGTCAGTTAGTCgaaattggctgaaaaccGGGTTACGGGGGTAAAAAGTGATGGAGAAGTCGAATTTCGTattgaaaatctgtgaaaatcactggaaattgctgaaaatcacaattttttcgcgaaaattgataattttgagtgaaaacgctgagaaaaaagacaaatagacattttttcgactttttcagaagttttcaaggATTCCTacactaaaattcaaattccccgTCTAAATTTACCCCTTATCAGCTTTTTTTCGGAGCTCttgctaaaaattcgaatttcgaggggtacggtagctccaaaagtacgaaaattttgaatttttttggaaaaaaagcttttttcagaaattttcaaggcTTCTCTTGCTAAAATTCGGATTCCCCGTCTAATTTTACCCCCATTGGAACTTCTTCAGGGCCTCTGAgccgattttcgattttcgaggggtacggtagctccaaaagtacgcaaacaccgagtgCCTTGCGTACTCGGCACCGAACTTTACGACAATTCGTCcaaattggctgaaaaccAGGGATCGGGGATAAAAAGTGATGGAGAACTCgaattttgtattgaaaatctgcgaaaatcactgaaaatggctgaaaatcacaagtttttaggaaaaaatgaaaaatttgggcatagcttccgcatctccgagtgacaaatgtgctctattgtcaaattgttggcaaaaatacggtatttattcacattttcagcccaattTAAGGCTGAAAATGGGAACAAATACAGTTTTATGCCATCAATCCGAGTAGGAGCACAAAAGTCACAggggaaatatcgatttttggagattttagggattgaaactgaaaattcgagaaaaatcacGAGAACCCCtagtttttatcgattttccgctaaaaattccaaattttcagaccccATCCAGCCTGTGCCAGGCTTCTGCGGACTTTGAGACCTGCGTCCGGTCCCAGTACTCTGCAACTTGCGGCCCGGAGGTCTCCTGGTGGGCTTGTGAACGTACACGACGTGGATTATTGATTGATTCCGACTGCCCATCGGATAGCTGCAGTTTGGTGGCTCAGGAAGCTCCTGGGTCCGCAAAAAGCGTGTTTCAGCGGGAGCCCGAGGTGGCACACGTGATTCGGAGCATTTTGGAGCAGAAAGACTGacaacttgatttttttttcgtttggaGAATAAATGTGAGataaaactgagaattatttggttcattcaacaaaaaacatggaaatcaacaaaaaattctattaCCACTTTAAAACTACCTAAAATCACATAAAAAGATtggaaattcttgaaaaacgTATAAAATTATCATTCCTGACACTctcagcttcaaaatgacccccatcatggCTAGGTTCCGACGATTTCGatattttgggtcccaccacgcgggttactgtagcaccggtttcagctgtgtcggaACTTCCATAACTCAAAATCGTCGGAGCAtaggcatgatgggggtcatttgaaagctctcggtgagctgaagccgataaaaaaaattttattgtgaaaacAATTCtgtaacgaaaaaaaattggaaaacaaaataaaaattttttaaaaatttccaaaaaaatctatcaATACCCGGTGGctcttttcttcaaaatttccatctTTTCATGCTCCGTAACCTGCTGGTAACCTCTAAATTGTACACTAATATCACCAAAACCGCTAGTCAAAGTTCGAACAGTTTTCGACAAATTCTCAGTTTCAGAAAGTGGTAAAATTGCGCAAATTCTGCGGATTTCCGTCGATTCTGTGGCATCCGAGTGCTCGAAATGAGCCCGTCGTCGCAGAAGCTCGTTGAGAATCGGTTGAGTTGGGTCGTCGTTGCGGATCTCGATTTGTACCTCCATTACCGGCTCAGTGAGCACCATTTCGCCGCTGGACAGCGCTTCGGACACACATTTTTGGGCGCATGCGGATACTGAAAATAtgggaaaaaatagaaattgagGGGAATTTggtcgaatttgaaaaaaaatagaaattttttttttcaaaaaaatttaaacttttcatttttaaagaaattttgttacaaaattcatatttctgaCAGTCTCAGCTTCCCAATGACGCCCATATTGCCCAGGTTCCgtcgattttaaaattttgggtctcgccacgcggtaGCACCGGTTTTAGCTGTGTCGAAACTCAAAATGGTCAGAACATAGGCATGTCGGGGGTCATTCGaaagctctcggtgagctgGAAAAATGGAACTAAGGAACATTTGGTAAAAAgcttctttgaaaaaaattggaaagaaaaacttttgaatttttttttcaaaaaaattgaaaaatttcacaaaaaattgaaaaattgaattttccctCAGAATCGTTAACAAATTCACATTCCTGACAGTCTCAGCTTTCCAATGACCCCCATCAAGCCCCATTTCcgtcgtttttgaaaatttcgggtctcgccacgcggggtactgtagcaccaatttcagctgtgtcggaACTTCCATAACTCAAAATCGTCGGAAACTAGGCATGATGGTGGTCATTTTGAAGGTCTCGGTGAGCAGAATGCaattaaattgaaagaaaattgtaaaaattaatttttaaaaatttcaaaaaaattgacgaaatgttttttttcgaaagtctaaaaatttcacaaatatcgaatttcttctaaaatcgTTAACAAGTTCATATTCCTCACAGTCTCAGCTTTCGAAAGACCCCCATCATGCCCCATTTcggttaattttgaaaatttgggtcccaccacgcgGGATACTGTAGCACcagtttcagctgtgtcgatgttcaaaatcgtcggaacctaggcatgatgggggtcattcGCTAGCTCTCGGTGAGCAGAatgcaataaaaatgaaagaaaactataaacaattattttttaaaaaattcaaaaaattttcgaaaaaatccaaaaattttctaaaatattgaattttctctcaaaatcgTTAATAAATTCGCATTCCTCACATTatcagctttcaaatgacccccatcatgcccTAGTTCCgtcgattttgaaattttgggtctcgccacgcggggtactgtagcaccagtttcagctgtgtcggaACTCAAAATCGTCGGAACCTAGGCatgttgggggtcattttgaagctctcggtCAACAGAAtgcaataaaattgaaagaaaactataaaaaattattttgaaaaaggttcaaaaaaaaaattttttttttcgaaaaagtcgaaaaatttcaaaaatctcgaattttcgtttaaaatcgTTAACAATTTCGCATTCTGCACATTCTCAGCtttaaaatgacccccatattgCCCAGGTTCCgtcgattttgaaattttgggtctcaccacgcgggttactgtagcaccaaTTTCAGCTGTGTCGAAACTAAAAATCGTCGGAACATAGGCatgttgggggtcattttgaagctctcggtgagctgGGAGCAATGGTACtaagcaaaatttgaaaaagtgtaaTCTGAAGGGAAGAAagggaaaatttcagattttcctgaaaacctACACAGCGCCGGATTAATCTTTCCTCCACTAACAATACACTCGGTCAGCACCACTCGAacagcctgaaaaaaattaattttttgctatttcaGGCCTAAAAGCCTAAAATATCCAGATTTTCAGTCTTTTCAAGCCTTACATGGACTGGATACGACGCTAGCGGCCCATTTTGCAGAGCATTTGAGCATCCTTCGTTGACGGCTTTTTGCCAGTCTAAACGCACAGGACGGGCCGTTTGTGGGAGTTCAAGCTCGATCTGAAAgcccgaatttttcagatttttcagataaaatcgatatttccaacttttttgaatggaaTATGGGCCTGAGTCGGCTCCAATCTCATAGTTAACTGCACAAATTCGGGCCGCTTCTTCTCACTGAGCCCGTCTTCCACTTTTGCCGTGTAGCTGAGCTCTTCGGTGAGCATTTCGCGGTAGGcgacctgaaaaatattgattttttagcgtaaaaatatcgatttttagcggaaaattcttgatttttagcggaaatttattgtttttttagcggaaaattattgattttcaactggtgctacagtaccccgcgtggcgagacccaaaatttaaaaatcgacaGAAATGGACCTTGACGGGGGTCATTTTAAGGTGAGAATGTGCGGAATgcgaatttttcaacgaaattttgctaaaaatgaaacgtttcaaattttttgaaaaaaa
The nucleotide sequence above comes from Caenorhabditis elegans chromosome III. Encoded proteins:
- the nspg-8 gene encoding DUF19 domain-containing protein (Confirmed by transcript evidence), producing the protein MRKILLFFAIFGFSLGSSQLCISKTLTFCQYGFNQNLNITSATADWTNPGTLSFIIRSYYLQGIDGLLSVCNARQQFDQCLGDQYDACMSRLNFITDGESPADATAYVSLFKTMEFDCDGGFIQSSRNWGCIAAVLQTHDQQLNDCRKQYDAEILKTPSSLCQASADFETCVRSQYSATCGPEVSWWACERTRRGLLIDSDCPSDSCSLVAQEAPGSAKSVFQREPEVAHVIRSILEQKD